Genomic window (Bacillus pumilus):
TTTAGCAGAATAATCTTTAGATGATTTGTAACATTTGATAAGATACATTTAACCATGTAAGGAAACAAAATGGGATAGCACATTCACATAAACCAGTGTACTACCATTGTGTAACTAAATGAATATTTGTGGGTACATACACATCTTTAGCTTACATCATCATTGTGACCCAGTTTGAGGGGAGAATTTATGAAAAAACAAAATGATCATGAGGAGTTATTGACAGGTGGAAATGTCTCGAATGTATATCGTTCTGGAGATACGGTTCGTCGAGAAGTAAAGTCAGACAATATCAATATACGAAAGCTGCTAAAGCATTTAGAAAAAAAGAATTTCTCCTATGCTCCAAAGTTTTTAGGGGTTGATGAAAAAGGTAGAGAGATATTGTCCTTCATTGAAGGCATAGCCGGTCATGATCCCTTAAAAGAGTACATGTGCTCTCACGATGCTTTGAAAGAAATAGCGAGAATGCTTAGAATGTATCATGATGCTGTTTGTGATTTTCCCATTTCAGACGATTGGGAACGAATGGACAATACGCCTAATAACATAGAGGTTGTGTGCCATAATGATTTTGCGATGTACAACATCATTTTCAAAGATAAAAAGCCAATGGGTATCATTGATTTTGATGTAGCTGCTCCTGGTCCAAGACTTTGGGATATCGCTTATACCCTTTATACATGTGTGCCTCTCAGTAGACTTTTTCGCACTGAAACAGGGGAGGTCGTGAATTATCATTCATTAGAACATGCAGGTTATATCAAGTATAGAGTCAAACTGTTTTTTGAAGCCTATGGTGAGGACATAGCAGAAGATTATGTGGATATGGTGCTGCTGCGTTTAAAAGGGTTATGTCAGTACATGAAACGAAAAGCGAGTGAAGGGGATAGAGCTTTTCAAAAAATGATTCATGAGGGGCACCTTGAACATTATCAAAAAGACATACAATTCATTCATGAACATAGAAAAGAATGGATTTGAGATGTGCAGGGGTTTACGCCAATCGTTTAGCTTCCTGTCTTTAAATGAAAAGGCAAATAGTGATTGGATGAATCACCGTTAAGGAATCAGGGTTATGATTAGAATATAAATGAGAAATAGAATGAATATTAAAAAGGCGGAGTTGTTATCTTGCAAACGAAGACGATATTACAGACTATCATTGAAGACGAGGGATCTAGAGTTTATCCGCTTTTTAAACAGTATTGTGTGAAGAAAGAACAGGGTCTCCGTAAAGATGCGTTAAAGGTTCTTCAGACTTTTGTTGAAGAGATGAAGGGAAATGAATTTGCAGCACGGCGTTCATTTGTTGCTTGGCTGTTTGAAAAGATTGAACGGTTTGAGGATTGTCATCATTTGCTTGTGTATCCATTAATAATTGGGGTGATTCATCCTGTTCTGCAAGAGTGGGAGAGTGTTGATCCAATGGATGTGAGACCGTATCGCTGGCAGGGCTTGTTTGTGCATCAGGGAGAAGGGCTGCCCTATTTATTGAAGGCATTAGAGATTGGGGGCAGCAAGGAGCAGCGTGTGATTGTTCAAATTTGCGAAACCTATTTATCGGCTCTGTGGTATTCGTTTCATCATATACATGAAGATCTTTATTTAAGCACCTATGAGAAAGATCAAGAGCGAATTCAAAGCATTGAAGATGTCATGATGCTAATCGAAAATAAAAGGATTCGTATAAATGTCGAAAAACAAGCAGTCTACTATCACCAGCTTTTAACGGACTGGAAGGAATTTCAGCAGACGGAGACAAGAGGCTTTATGAAATGGTGTGCGGAGCGTAAGAAGCCATATGAGTGGGTAGAGGCATTTTATTATCACCAATAGCTGTTTGTATAATAAAAAGGCAGAAATCAACGCTGCCTTTTTATTGATGCCATATTCGCTCTATTTCTATCTGATCTGGATGAAAATATTTTAGGATATAAACATCTGGATTGCTTAGTTGCTGCCACTCCTTGAATCCAATCATCGGATCGGCATGTTTTAGAAGAAGGCTCATAATATTGCCGTGTGTGACGAATAGAGTATGATCTTTTCCTAATTTTATTTGTTCATAGAGTGCCTCTACAATACGATCCATCGCTTCTTGGCTCGATTCTCCTCCTTCACAGGTCATATGTAAGTCCGAAAAACTGAGCTTTAGTTTCTCAAACCAATCGTCCATTGGTTTGCTGCTTAACACACGTTCAGAGAGACGCTTATCAATTTGTACCTCGAGTTGTTTTGCATGAGCAAGAGGCTCAGTGGTTTGGATCGCTCGTGTATAAGGACTTGAGATAATGTGATTGAGCTGAATGCCGGAAAAAAGCTGTGCTAGTTCTTGCGATTGTGCGATGCCTTGAGGCGTTAAAGACGCATCCTCGGATTGTCCATTTGCTTGGCAGTGTCTAACGATATAATATGTTTTCATGGGCCACACCTTTCATCGAGTATAAAAAAATCATCCAGGATTGGATGAGGATAGGTTCATTTGTTCTGATTTGTTTCTTTATAGGGATCTGTGAGCTTCGAGGTGAGGTCTAAGTTGAACAAAAAATCATCTATGGTGTCTGAACCAAAGGGAAGTGCGGAGAAGTTAATTGGGATGATGTCTTCTTGCTTTTCAGTGGTGACCTGCTGCTTTTGCTGTTTTTTTCTCCAGTACTTAAACACGCGCATGTAAAGCCCCCTTTTCTATGAAAAAGATGGATTTATACATAATATACGGGGAGAGTTGTCCATGCGTCAAATGTTTTCTTAGAGAACGATCAAAAGAGCCACAGGAAAGTGCGGCTCTTTTGATCCATTTACATGGCACGACGTAATGCTCTCAGCACTTTACGCTCGCATTTTAAGTTGTAACGCTTCTGATGGAGTTTATCTGTGTTACATCTGCCAATGACTTGGCGGACATCTGGATGATAAATGATGAGTTGTCTGTAAGCTGGATCGTTTAAGAACGCGTGAAACCAGCTATGTTTTTTGAGATGGGTTGCGTTTCTAGAGATATCCTCTTCATCTACCTGTAGAAAAGGGATATACACAGCAAGCGAAAAGATATCGAAAATGAATCCCATGTTGGCTCCTCCTTCCATATTATTTCCTACGCTTAGAAGGCGGCAAGGTTTCATTCAATACAACTTTAAAAACAATCACAGTGCATAAACCATTCTTTTAATTCTTTGTCGTAATAAAAATACATCTTGCCGTTATCACCAATCATGAACCGAGGTTTTTCTTCTGAGGCGATTTGCAGCATGAATTCGCCTGGTTGATGATGGGGTGGAGATTGGATATATGCGCCATACCCACCGATTTTTGTGAATGAATCATGTGTATAGTGACGAAAGAAGTGTTCCGTTGCTTCTTCACTTTCATTTACTTCTGATAAATCGACATATGACCACGCTTCTTCCCAGCAGGGGTAGTCTTCGTGCTCACTTTCATTCCATTGAATTTGAAAGGGTTTGAGCCTCCGAACTTCTTCAGGAGTCTCAACTACTTCTAATCCTTCCATAGTTGCATATTCAATGAGCTTCCAGCCTTCGCCGTTTTTGGTGATATCAATCGGAAGTGCTTTCTGATTGAGAAAGATTTGAATCATCTTCCATTCATTGAATCCGTTTATTCCGCCTGGCACTTCAGGTAAATAAATTTGTAAGATTGGAATCATGACACCATCTTGATCTACTGGCCACCCTTGATCGGGATGGATGAAAAAATGACCACCAAACCAGCTGTGTGCAGCTGGATCAGGACGGAAGCCGCCAATTTTGGCGATGACTGGCGTTTTCCTAATTAAATTTAATTCTTGAAAAGCCTTGATCTTCATCGACTGTCCCTCCAGCCTTTAGCCTGCAATGTGTGCATCTTGAAATGTACCATTTATATTTCCTGTGACAATAATGACATGTCCCCAAAATAAATCACCGTCATGACAGTACACTTCAAACTCTCCACCTGGGTAAGCATGGAGGCTTTCAAGTGAGAGGCGGCTCATAAATTGATCCAGTGTGAGCTCTTCTTGTTTTTCAGCAGAGTCATCTTGCTCCTGCCAGTCTTTAGCTAGTTCAATCAGCTGATTTGCTGCAAATGATTTAATAGAAGCATCCCATGTAGTCTGCTCTTTCATGAGTTGTTTAGCGGTTTGAAGAGAGTCGTTTACTTTTTCATCTTCTTCGAGGTTGAAGTAGAGCAGGCACTCTTGATTGGTCCAGTGGATCGTTGTTTCAAATAAGTCTAGTCCTTTCACTAATTCAAAGGTGCCCAGCATGTCATCATGGTAAAAGACAGGTTTTTGAGCTTCTTCTAGTATCTCTTGGAGCTCTTGATCCTGTGTATCTGTATCAATAAGTGATACAAGCATGAACTCACCTTCACCTTTTCGAACCTGAAGTGTTACGACGGATTCTTTATGTAATTGTGCCTGCTTTTCTCGTAAGCCCTCTTCATCTGTTAACCAGCAAAGTCTTATGTTTTCGGTTGTGATGAGGTCTTTTTCTTTCCAGGCAATCAGTGGAATAGAAGCGGTCCAAAGAGATTCCTTTCCGGCTTTTCCAGCGCCTACTCCTGAAGGCCCTGTGATAGCTATGATGTGATCTATTTCTTCTCGGAATCTTTCTTCAAATGCATTTATTTGTTTGTTATTTTTCATGTGATGTCCTCCAGCCTGATTTTTTGAATATTTCTACCTTTATCACACCGCACATCAGGAGGAGAAATCAAGCTTTTTTTGCTTAAAACTGTTTTTAGATTGACAGAAGGAGATAAAATCCATGGATTGCTGGAGGTAGAGTCACATTAAAAAATAAATGGGCAAAGGATCGGAATTTGTATAATTTTAGGTTATTGAGTCGAAAAGCCTAGGTGATTCTTCCTTTTCTTTATAATTACTTTGACACGAATAGATGAAAAAAGTAAAGTAGTACTGAGTGATTTACAAACCCTTCTTCATCCATTGAATTGTGAAGTGTGCGTAAATGAAGTGTAAATGGATATATTTCCTTTTATTGACTCGTATTTTTTTTGAAACTTATGATGCTTCTTATACGTTATATTAAAGGAGCACATATATCCGGCGGAAACAGAGCATCGGAAGGCGTGGTGAAGAAGATTTACATTTGCAAAATCAATGTAAATTTTTTATGATTTCATTTATATCAGAACGATAATAAAGAAAGAAGAGGTTTTATGAAAAAAATATTTGCGAACAAATATAGCTTTTTTGTATTGGCTGTCCTTTTATTTTGGGCAAAATCGTACATGGCTTACAAAATGGACTTTAATTTAGGAGTGAAAGGTTCTTTTCAAGAGGGTCTTCTCTTATTAAATCCATTTAGTTCAGCCATTGTGTTTTTAGGACTGGCTCTCTTTTTGAAGGGTCGTAAATCTGCCATTGTTTTAATTGTCATTGACTTTATTATGACCGCACTTTTATATGCGAATGTAGCTTACTACCGTTTCTTTGATGACTTTTTGACTTTCTCCACAATGAAGCAGGCAGGAAATCTTGGAGGAGGTATGACTGGCGGTGTGTTATCTAGTATTAAACCGCATGATCTTTTGTATTTCCTTGATATCATCATCTTGATTGCGATTGTCATTTGGAGACCAGAAGTGAAGAAGTTCCAAATGAAAAAGACATTTGCACTGCTAATTGTGGCTGCAGGTGTAGGACTTTTCTTTGTTAACCTTCATTTAGCTGAAAAGGACCGCCCTGAATTATTAACAAGAACGTTTGATCATAAGTATGTTGTGAAATACTTAGGTGTTTATAATTATACGATTTATGACGGGGTACAATCAGCACAAAACGCAACACAGGTAGCAAATGCGAGCAGTGAAGATTTAACAGATGTTGTGAACTATACGGCTTCTCACTATGCTAAGCCAAACCCAGAGTATTTCGGTAAAGCAAAAGGGAAAAACATCATTAAAATCCATTTAGAAAGCTTCCAGTCTTTCTTAATTGACTACAAACTAAACGGAGAAGAAGTGACACCGTTTTTAAACAAACTGGCTCATGGTAAAGAGGATTTTACGTATTTCGATAACTTCTTCCATCAGACAGGTCAAGGAAAGACAGCTGATGCTGAGCTCATGATGGATAATAGTATGTTCGGCTTGCCAGAGGGAGCAGCGTTTGTGACAAAAGGTGAAAATACCTACCAATCACTCCCTGCTATCCTAGATCAAAAATTAGGCTATACGAGCGCAGTGCTTCACGGGGACTATAAATCTTTCTGGAACCGTGACACGATTTATAAGCACATGGGGTATGATCAATTCTTCGATGCTTCATATTACAACATGGATGAAGAGAATCTTGTGAATATGGGTCTGAAGGATAAACCATTCTTCAAAGAATCAATCCCAATGCTAGAATCAATGAAAAAGCCATTTTACGCACATTTAATGACACTGACCAATCACTATCCATTTAATTTAGATGAAAAAGATGCGACGATCGCTAAGGCAACAACTGGTGATAAAACCGTAGATAACTACTTCCAAACAGCAAGATATCTAGACGAGTCATTAGAGCAATTCTTTAAAGACCTGAAAAAATCAGGTATGTATAAAGACTCTGTCATTTTATTATATGGTGATCACAACGGTATTTCTGAAAACCATAACCGTGCAATGAGTGAAATTCAAGGGAAAGAAATTACACCATATCAAAATGCACAAAACCAGCGTGTACCGCTTATGATTCGTATTCCTGGCAAACAGGGCGGCGTGAACCATACGTATGGTGGTGAAGTAGACGTTATGCCAACACTTCTTCACTTACAAGGCATTGATTCAAATGAGTACGTGAATTTCGGAACAGATTTATTCTCTAAGAAGCATGATGAAACTGTTGCCTTCCGTAACGGAAACTATGTGACACCAAAATATACACTTGTAGATAACACTGTCTACGACACAAAAACTGGTAAAGTTGTGAAACAAAATAAAAAGACAGAGGCGATTAAAGCCCGTGTCGATAATCAGTTAAGCCTTTCAGATAAAGTGCTTTACCGGGATCTACTTCGATTCCATAAGCTGTCTGATTTTAAACCGGTAAATCCATCTGATTATTTCTATGGTAAATCAAAAGAAAAAGAAGCGGATTCTTCTGCTAAGTAACTGAGTTTTGGGCAAGCACAGAAGGGTGCTTGCCTTTTTCTCTCTCACTGCTTGATTTGTTGGCAAAATATGTTTATATTTAGGGGGATACAAGCGTGATGCCGGCGTGCCGCTGGCGGAACCCATTTCGTCCTAGGGGATTTCAGGAGGAGCTTATGACAACAAATACAAAAACACAAAAAAAGAAATCAGAAGTATGGGGCTGGATCAAAGCCATCTTAATCGCATTCATTGCTGTTTTTATCATTCGGAACTTTTTATTCGCGCCGTACATTGTAAAAGGGACTTCTATGAAACCAACACTACAAGACACAGAGCGGGTGTTTGTGAATAAAACGGTTGATTACTTCGGCGATTACAAACGGGGACAAATCATTGTTCTTGATGGGGAAGACCGCAGCACTCATTATGTCAAACGATTGATTGGTTTACCTGGTGATAAAATTGAAATGAAAAATGACCAGCTGTATGTCAATGGTCAAAAAGTGGCGGAGCCTTACTTAGCGTCAAACAAAAAGAAAGCAGCCGCAGATGGCACCTTGCTGACACCTGATTTTGGTCCTCTTACCGTTCCAAAAGGAAAGTATTTTGTCATGGGTGACAATCGTCAAAACTCAATGGACAGCCGCAATGGCTTAGGTCTTTTTACAAAGAGTGATATTCAAGGAACGACCTCATTTGTGTTTTATCCTTTCCAAGATGTTCGACTACTCAATGATTAATGAAAATCAGAAAAAAGCACACAGAAGTGTGCTTTTTTCTATTTCATTCAGCTTGGCTTTTGGTGATCGCCTGTTCAAGATCTGCAAGGATATCTTCAATCGCTTCTGTTCCAACAGATAAACGAATAAGCTCTGGTGTGACGCCTGTCGCTTTTTGTTCGGCTTCACTTAATTGCTGGTGTGTTGTGCTGGCAGGATGAATGATCAATGATTTAGAATCGCCCACATTTGCGAGATGTGAGAAAAGTTTAACGGAATCAATAAGCTTTTTACCTGCTTCTCGTCCACCTTTAATACCGAAAGTGAGAATGGCGCCTTGTCCTTTTGGTAAATAAGTTTGAGCAAGCTCATAAGATTCATGGCTTTCAAGGCCAGGATAGCTAACCCAATCCACAAGAGGGTGGTCTTGTAAGAATTGCGCTGTTTTTAACGCATTTTCACTATGTCGCTCGAGACGCAGATGCAAAGTTTCTAGGCCTTGCAAAAGTAAAAATGAGTTGAAAGGTGATAGGGCTGCTCCTAAATCCCGTAAGAGCTGCACACGTGCTTTTGTGATATAAGCCGCTTCTCCAATCGCTTCTGTATATGTCAGGCCGTGATAGCTTGGATCTGGTTCAGTCAGCCCTTTAAACTTATCACTGTCTGCCCATGGAAACCGTCCGCTATCGACAATGACACCACCAATTGATGTGCCATGACCACCAATAAATTTCGTAGCGGAATGCACGACAATGTCTGCACCAAACTCGATCGGCCTTAATAAATAGGGGCTTGCGAGCGTATTGTCCACAATTAGCGGAATGTGGTATTTATGTGCAATGGCTGAGACGGCTTCAATATGTAGAATGTCGCCTTTAGGATTCCCAATGCTCTCTGCATATACTGCC
Coding sequences:
- a CDS encoding phosphotransferase, producing MKKQNDHEELLTGGNVSNVYRSGDTVRREVKSDNINIRKLLKHLEKKNFSYAPKFLGVDEKGREILSFIEGIAGHDPLKEYMCSHDALKEIARMLRMYHDAVCDFPISDDWERMDNTPNNIEVVCHNDFAMYNIIFKDKKPMGIIDFDVAAPGPRLWDIAYTLYTCVPLSRLFRTETGEVVNYHSLEHAGYIKYRVKLFFEAYGEDIAEDYVDMVLLRLKGLCQYMKRKASEGDRAFQKMIHEGHLEHYQKDIQFIHEHRKEWI
- a CDS encoding histidine phosphatase family protein, whose translation is MKTYYIVRHCQANGQSEDASLTPQGIAQSQELAQLFSGIQLNHIISSPYTRAIQTTEPLAHAKQLEVQIDKRLSERVLSSKPMDDWFEKLKLSFSDLHMTCEGGESSQEAMDRIVEALYEQIKLGKDHTLFVTHGNIMSLLLKHADPMIGFKEWQQLSNPDVYILKYFHPDQIEIERIWHQ
- a CDS encoding DUF1963 domain-containing protein translates to MKIKAFQELNLIRKTPVIAKIGGFRPDPAAHSWFGGHFFIHPDQGWPVDQDGVMIPILQIYLPEVPGGINGFNEWKMIQIFLNQKALPIDITKNGEGWKLIEYATMEGLEVVETPEEVRRLKPFQIQWNESEHEDYPCWEEAWSYVDLSEVNESEEATEHFFRHYTHDSFTKIGGYGAYIQSPPHHQPGEFMLQIASEEKPRFMIGDNGKMYFYYDKELKEWFMHCDCF
- a CDS encoding DUF2262 domain-containing protein translates to MKNNKQINAFEERFREEIDHIIAITGPSGVGAGKAGKESLWTASIPLIAWKEKDLITTENIRLCWLTDEEGLREKQAQLHKESVVTLQVRKGEGEFMLVSLIDTDTQDQELQEILEEAQKPVFYHDDMLGTFELVKGLDLFETTIHWTNQECLLYFNLEEDEKVNDSLQTAKQLMKEQTTWDASIKSFAANQLIELAKDWQEQDDSAEKQEELTLDQFMSRLSLESLHAYPGGEFEVYCHDGDLFWGHVIIVTGNINGTFQDAHIAG
- a CDS encoding LTA synthase family protein — encoded protein: MKKIFANKYSFFVLAVLLFWAKSYMAYKMDFNLGVKGSFQEGLLLLNPFSSAIVFLGLALFLKGRKSAIVLIVIDFIMTALLYANVAYYRFFDDFLTFSTMKQAGNLGGGMTGGVLSSIKPHDLLYFLDIIILIAIVIWRPEVKKFQMKKTFALLIVAAGVGLFFVNLHLAEKDRPELLTRTFDHKYVVKYLGVYNYTIYDGVQSAQNATQVANASSEDLTDVVNYTASHYAKPNPEYFGKAKGKNIIKIHLESFQSFLIDYKLNGEEVTPFLNKLAHGKEDFTYFDNFFHQTGQGKTADAELMMDNSMFGLPEGAAFVTKGENTYQSLPAILDQKLGYTSAVLHGDYKSFWNRDTIYKHMGYDQFFDASYYNMDEENLVNMGLKDKPFFKESIPMLESMKKPFYAHLMTLTNHYPFNLDEKDATIAKATTGDKTVDNYFQTARYLDESLEQFFKDLKKSGMYKDSVILLYGDHNGISENHNRAMSEIQGKEITPYQNAQNQRVPLMIRIPGKQGGVNHTYGGEVDVMPTLLHLQGIDSNEYVNFGTDLFSKKHDETVAFRNGNYVTPKYTLVDNTVYDTKTGKVVKQNKKTEAIKARVDNQLSLSDKVLYRDLLRFHKLSDFKPVNPSDYFYGKSKEKEADSSAK
- the lepB gene encoding signal peptidase I; this translates as MTTNTKTQKKKSEVWGWIKAILIAFIAVFIIRNFLFAPYIVKGTSMKPTLQDTERVFVNKTVDYFGDYKRGQIIVLDGEDRSTHYVKRLIGLPGDKIEMKNDQLYVNGQKVAEPYLASNKKKAAADGTLLTPDFGPLTVPKGKYFVMGDNRQNSMDSRNGLGLFTKSDIQGTTSFVFYPFQDVRLLND
- a CDS encoding homocysteine synthase; amino-acid sequence: MSEERPFRLETKAIHAGQELDSATYSRAVPIYQTSSFGFRDSEHAANLFGLQEPGNIYSRIMNPTNDVFEKRIAELEGGIGALAVSSGQAATTYSILNIAGAGDEIVSSSSLYGGTYNLFAHTLKKLGITVKFVDSSNLEEVEAAITNKTKAVYAESIGNPKGDILHIEAVSAIAHKYHIPLIVDNTLASPYLLRPIEFGADIVVHSATKFIGGHGTSIGGVIVDSGRFPWADSDKFKGLTEPDPSYHGLTYTEAIGEAAYITKARVQLLRDLGAALSPFNSFLLLQGLETLHLRLERHSENALKTAQFLQDHPLVDWVSYPGLESHESYELAQTYLPKGQGAILTFGIKGGREAGKKLIDSVKLFSHLANVGDSKSLIIHPASTTHQQLSEAEQKATGVTPELIRLSVGTEAIEDILADLEQAITKSQAE